A genome region from Pseudomonas anguilliseptica includes the following:
- the tnpC gene encoding IS66 family transposase, whose translation MISVPETLPDDPAALKQLLAEVLSSAQELAKDKDGQIERLREQNALLIQRLFGRKSEQSSDPDSPQLEMFNEAESLAEAAAEAPAAEVEEEVVAPTKRRGKRKPLPAELPRVEVIHELPEHELTCECGCRKQAIGEETSEQLEIIPMQVQVIRHIRKTYACKACESAPVTADKPAQLIEKRLASPSVLAMLLTSKYADGIPLYRFEKMLSRHGIDIPRQTLARWVIQCGELLQPLLNLMRDRLLDSPVIHCDETRVQVLKEPGRDPSSHSWMWVQTGGPPGKPVILFDYTTSRAQEVPLRLLDGYRGYLMTDDYAGYNAVAAQQGVERLACWAHARRKFVEAQKVQPKGKTGRADIALGMINKLYGIERELKDASDEQRYRGRQQHSLPLLDQLKTWLEKTQPQVTAQNALGKAVNYLASNWSRLERYIEAGHLPIDNNAAERAIRPFVIGRKNWLFSDTPKGATASAQLYSLVETAKTNGQEPYAWLRHVLERLPLANSVEAYEALLPWNCQPTTPL comes from the coding sequence ATGATTTCTGTGCCCGAAACCCTTCCTGATGACCCCGCCGCGCTCAAGCAATTGCTCGCTGAGGTGTTGTCGTCGGCGCAGGAATTGGCCAAGGACAAGGATGGGCAGATCGAGCGCCTGCGCGAACAAAACGCGCTGTTGATCCAGCGCCTGTTCGGCCGTAAATCCGAGCAGAGCAGCGACCCGGATTCACCGCAGCTAGAGATGTTCAACGAAGCGGAAAGCCTGGCCGAAGCGGCGGCTGAAGCTCCGGCCGCTGAGGTCGAGGAAGAAGTCGTTGCGCCGACCAAGCGCCGCGGCAAGCGCAAGCCGTTACCGGCCGAACTACCGCGTGTCGAGGTCATCCACGAACTGCCCGAACACGAACTGACCTGCGAATGCGGTTGCCGCAAGCAGGCCATCGGCGAAGAAACCAGCGAGCAGCTGGAAATCATCCCGATGCAGGTTCAGGTGATCCGCCACATTCGCAAGACCTATGCCTGCAAGGCCTGCGAAAGCGCGCCGGTCACCGCTGACAAACCGGCCCAACTGATCGAGAAAAGGCTGGCCAGCCCGAGCGTGCTGGCGATGCTGCTGACCAGCAAATACGCCGACGGCATCCCACTGTATCGCTTCGAAAAGATGCTCAGTCGCCATGGCATCGACATCCCCCGGCAGACCCTGGCGCGCTGGGTGATCCAGTGCGGCGAACTGCTACAACCGTTGCTCAACCTGATGCGCGACAGGCTGCTGGACAGTCCGGTGATCCACTGCGATGAAACCCGCGTGCAGGTGCTCAAGGAGCCTGGGCGCGATCCGAGCAGCCACTCCTGGATGTGGGTGCAGACCGGTGGCCCGCCTGGCAAACCGGTGATCCTCTTCGACTACACAACCAGCCGCGCGCAGGAGGTGCCGCTGCGCCTGCTCGACGGTTATCGCGGCTACCTGATGACCGACGATTACGCCGGCTACAACGCCGTGGCCGCACAACAAGGTGTTGAGCGCCTGGCCTGCTGGGCGCATGCGCGGCGCAAGTTCGTCGAAGCGCAAAAGGTGCAACCGAAGGGCAAAACCGGGCGTGCCGACATCGCGTTGGGGATGATCAACAAGCTCTACGGCATCGAGCGCGAACTTAAGGATGCCAGCGATGAACAGCGCTACCGGGGCCGCCAGCAGCACAGCCTACCGCTCCTCGATCAGCTCAAGACCTGGCTGGAGAAAACCCAGCCGCAGGTCACGGCGCAGAATGCCCTGGGCAAAGCAGTGAACTACCTGGCGAGCAACTGGAGCCGACTCGAACGCTACATCGAGGCTGGCCACCTGCCGATCGATAACAACGCTGCCGAGCGCGCGATCCGGCCCTTCGTCATAGGTCGCAAGAACTGGCTGTTCAGCGACACGCCGAAAGGCGCGACCGCCAGCGCCCAACTCTACAGCCTGGTGGAAACCGCCAAGACCAATGGCCAGGAGCCCTACGCCTGGCTGCGCCATGTCCTCGAACGCCTGCCGCTGGCCAACAGCGTTGAAGCCTACGAAGCGCTGCTGCCTTGGAACTGCCAACCAACGACGCCACTGTAA
- the fdhD gene encoding formate dehydrogenase accessory sulfurtransferase FdhD: MSRHAPTSPPPSAPTLLPAPTYSYVELADSQQDGAAALASETALAISYNGISHSVMMVSPSDLEDFIYGFSLSAGLIDRFDEIYDISLQQHDNAISADVQVSNRAFWALKRQRRTLAGNSGCGLCGVKALEQALPQLRSLVPIPLPATAHLQGLRQRIQSVQTMARHSGAVHAALFVDAQGQIRLCREDIGRHNALDKLLGALHRNGEDLRQGFAVVTSRCSLELIHKALRAGIGTLVSLSAPTSLSVQWARQHNLNLIHLPQQSAPRVYSPAAALGVARS, encoded by the coding sequence ATGTCACGCCACGCGCCCACCAGCCCGCCACCCAGCGCGCCGACATTACTGCCAGCGCCCACCTACAGCTATGTCGAACTGGCAGATAGCCAGCAGGACGGCGCTGCCGCGCTGGCCAGCGAGACGGCTCTGGCAATCAGCTACAACGGCATCAGCCACAGCGTGATGATGGTCTCGCCCAGCGACCTTGAGGACTTTATCTACGGTTTCAGCCTGAGCGCCGGCCTGATCGACCGCTTCGATGAGATCTACGACATCAGTCTCCAGCAACATGACAACGCCATCAGCGCCGACGTGCAGGTCAGCAACCGCGCGTTCTGGGCACTCAAACGACAGCGCCGCACCTTAGCCGGTAATAGTGGCTGCGGCCTCTGCGGGGTGAAAGCGCTAGAACAGGCACTGCCGCAACTGCGCAGCCTGGTACCTATTCCGCTACCTGCGACTGCTCATTTGCAGGGCTTGCGCCAACGTATTCAAAGCGTACAAACCATGGCCCGTCACAGCGGCGCGGTGCATGCGGCGCTGTTTGTCGATGCTCAAGGGCAGATCCGCCTGTGCCGCGAAGACATCGGCCGGCATAACGCTCTCGACAAGTTGCTCGGTGCCCTCCATCGCAACGGTGAAGACCTGCGCCAGGGCTTTGCCGTGGTCACTAGCCGCTGCAGCCTGGAGCTGATCCATAAGGCGCTGCGCGCCGGTATCGGCACCCTGGTCAGCCTGTCAGCGCCGACCAGCCTGAGCGTGCAATGGGCACGTCAGCACAACCTCAACCTGATCCACCTGCCCCAGCAAAGCGCGCCACGGGTGTACAGCCCGGCAGCCGCGCTCGGAGTCGCCCGCTCATGA
- a CDS encoding glycine zipper domain-containing protein translates to MRTLLSALVFSALASPLALAGDTGKVAIGGGIGGALGNVIGQQVGGSTGAAIGAGLGGAAGGVITARDGNKAEAALGGGLGAAGGSVLGNKVGGSTGSTIGAGLGGALANEYAGGSERDRGHYHGKKHKKHKKHKHR, encoded by the coding sequence ATGCGTACATTACTGTCTGCGCTGGTATTCAGCGCCCTGGCTTCACCCCTGGCCCTGGCGGGCGATACCGGCAAGGTCGCCATCGGCGGAGGTATTGGCGGTGCCCTGGGTAACGTGATCGGCCAACAGGTCGGCGGCAGCACCGGCGCAGCGATTGGTGCAGGCCTGGGTGGCGCGGCAGGTGGCGTCATTACCGCCCGCGACGGCAACAAGGCCGAAGCCGCACTGGGCGGTGGCCTGGGTGCGGCCGGTGGTTCGGTACTGGGCAACAAGGTTGGCGGCAGCACCGGTTCAACCATCGGTGCCGGCCTCGGTGGCGCGCTGGCCAATGAATACGCTGGCGGCAGCGAACGTGATCGTGGCCATTACCACGGCAAGAAACACAAGAAACATAAAAAGCACAAACACCGCTAA
- a CDS encoding 3-hydroxyacyl-CoA dehydrogenase: MSKAFEVQQAAVIGAGTMGRGIVMSLANAGIQVLWLDNNPQMLDQAMQVVGETNAHNLKLGRISAEQSAARLACVTPVGDYAALADADLVIEAVYENLELKQQIFRTLDAILKPGAILASNTSALDIDAIAAVTARPQDVLGLHFFSPAHIMKLLEIVRGAKTAPAVLDAALALGQRIGKVSVVAGNCDGFIGNRMLHTYVREARMLLLEGAYPYQVDAALQGFGFAMGPFRMYDVVGIDLKWRARELAGKDQDDPAVQVDNRLCGLGRFGQKARMGYYRYAEGSRQAEHDPEVDALVLQVSEQLGFTRRDIDPSEILERCLLALVNEGAKILEENIAANSHDIDLVYLNGYGFPADKGGPMSWADSQGVAAIHERLKALQAAFGEHWLPARLIEQLAASAQRFADVQEGRV; encoded by the coding sequence ATGAGCAAGGCATTTGAGGTTCAGCAGGCCGCGGTGATCGGCGCGGGCACCATGGGCCGGGGTATCGTCATGAGCCTGGCCAACGCCGGCATTCAGGTGCTGTGGCTGGACAACAACCCGCAGATGCTCGACCAGGCCATGCAGGTGGTGGGCGAGACCAATGCTCACAACCTCAAGCTGGGACGGATCAGCGCCGAGCAGTCGGCCGCGCGCCTGGCCTGCGTGACCCCGGTGGGCGACTACGCTGCGCTGGCCGATGCCGATCTGGTGATCGAAGCGGTGTACGAGAACCTTGAACTCAAGCAGCAGATCTTCCGCACGCTCGATGCCATCCTGAAGCCCGGTGCGATCCTCGCCAGCAATACCTCGGCGCTGGATATCGATGCCATTGCCGCCGTCACGGCGCGCCCGCAGGACGTGCTCGGTCTGCACTTCTTCAGCCCGGCGCACATCATGAAACTGCTGGAAATCGTTCGTGGTGCCAAGACTGCGCCGGCGGTATTGGACGCGGCACTGGCCCTGGGCCAGCGTATTGGCAAGGTCAGCGTGGTGGCGGGCAACTGCGACGGTTTTATCGGCAACCGCATGTTGCACACCTATGTACGCGAGGCGCGCATGCTGCTGCTCGAAGGGGCTTATCCGTATCAGGTGGACGCCGCGCTGCAGGGCTTTGGATTCGCCATGGGCCCGTTCCGCATGTACGACGTAGTCGGTATCGACCTGAAATGGCGCGCCCGCGAGCTGGCCGGCAAGGACCAGGATGACCCGGCGGTGCAGGTCGATAACCGACTGTGTGGCCTCGGCCGTTTTGGTCAGAAGGCGCGCATGGGCTATTACCGCTACGCCGAAGGCAGTCGCCAGGCCGAGCATGACCCTGAGGTGGATGCACTGGTGCTGCAGGTGTCCGAGCAACTGGGCTTCACGCGCCGCGACATCGATCCGTCAGAGATTCTCGAGCGCTGCCTGCTGGCGCTGGTCAATGAGGGCGCGAAAATCCTCGAAGAGAATATCGCTGCCAACAGCCACGACATCGATCTGGTCTACCTCAATGGCTACGGTTTCCCGGCCGATAAGGGTGGGCCGATGAGCTGGGCGGACAGCCAGGGTGTGGCGGCGATTCATGAGCGTTTGAAAGCGTTGCAGGCGGCGTTCGGCGAGCACTGGCTGCCGGCGCGCTTGATTGAGCAGCTGGCAGCCAGCGCTCAGCGTTTCGCCGATGTGCAGGAGGGCCGGGTATGA
- the tnpB gene encoding IS66 family insertion sequence element accessory protein TnpB (TnpB, as the term is used for proteins encoded by IS66 family insertion elements, is considered an accessory protein, since TnpC, encoded by a neighboring gene, is a DDE family transposase.), whose amino-acid sequence MLSSNFFLEPAVMMRPDAKVEKVYLYPKPVDFRKSIDGLAALVELDIKVAVFDPVLFVFLNRARSRVKILYWERNGFCLWLKRLEAERFKSHPEPGEDAIVLTAQELNWLLDGIDLWRNRPHQVLTPRFVT is encoded by the coding sequence ATGCTGAGCTCCAATTTCTTTCTGGAGCCAGCCGTCATGATGCGCCCCGACGCCAAAGTCGAAAAAGTCTATCTATACCCCAAGCCGGTGGATTTCCGAAAATCCATCGATGGCCTGGCCGCCCTGGTCGAGCTGGATATCAAGGTGGCGGTGTTCGACCCGGTGCTGTTCGTCTTCCTCAACCGCGCGCGCAGCCGGGTGAAGATTTTGTATTGGGAGCGCAACGGCTTTTGCCTGTGGCTCAAGCGATTGGAGGCTGAACGCTTCAAGTCGCATCCGGAACCTGGCGAAGATGCGATCGTGCTGACGGCCCAGGAGTTGAACTGGTTGTTGGACGGTATCGACCTGTGGCGCAACCGGCCGCACCAGGTTTTGACCCCTAGGTTCGTCACCTGA
- a CDS encoding methylamine utilization protein, whose translation MLKSALALLLVLLSTLAQAQTLEIVLLDNQGKPLSDAVLWIEPGPAQSQPATAAMDQKKRQFTPYVLPVQVGTTVSFPNSDPINHHVYSFSPAKRFELRLHQQKAAPQEMRFDQPGLVTLGCNIHDWMLGFILVLDSPWFAQTDKQGKARLNFETAAGQTLQLWHPRIADPQEALSRAVPGDGTLTWKLSGTLKRDPRPKAPTMRPQGKGGYVP comes from the coding sequence ATGCTGAAATCGGCTTTGGCACTGTTACTGGTGCTGCTGAGCACACTGGCGCAAGCCCAGACTCTGGAGATCGTGCTACTCGATAATCAGGGCAAACCGCTCAGTGACGCCGTGTTGTGGATCGAACCCGGTCCGGCGCAAAGCCAACCCGCCACTGCGGCGATGGACCAGAAAAAGCGCCAATTCACCCCCTATGTTCTGCCGGTGCAGGTCGGCACCACGGTGAGTTTTCCCAACTCCGACCCGATCAACCACCACGTCTATTCCTTCTCGCCGGCCAAGCGCTTCGAACTGCGCCTGCACCAGCAGAAGGCAGCGCCACAGGAAATGCGCTTCGACCAACCTGGTCTGGTCACCCTGGGCTGCAATATCCACGACTGGATGCTCGGTTTTATCCTGGTGCTCGACAGCCCCTGGTTCGCCCAGACTGACAAGCAGGGCAAGGCCCGACTGAACTTCGAGACTGCCGCTGGGCAAACCCTGCAGCTCTGGCACCCGCGCATTGCTGACCCGCAGGAGGCCCTGAGCCGCGCCGTACCCGGTGACGGCACGTTGACATGGAAGCTAAGCGGCACGCTGAAACGCGACCCACGGCCAAAAGCGCCGACCATGCGTCCACAGGGTAAAGGCGGCTACGTGCCATGA
- a CDS encoding IS630 family transposase has product MARPAAPFFLSPSDADMLQGWLRMGSLPQSIGQRARILLLLANGLTPKEISEQLQVSAPVVFKWRKRYQETGLEGLSDLRRSGAPRKLNEAKIKEILTLTTQRVPREATHWSLRLMAKYAGVSIWQVAQVWAAADLKPHRLKTFKISNDPHFADKVVDVVGLYLNPPDNALVLSVDEKTQIQALDRTQPMLPLKPGQIERRTHDYKRHGTASLYAAFDILTGKVIGRITQRHRAKEFLEFLRQIDRSTPAELDLHVILDNSSTHKTAAVREWLEKHPRFKLHFTPTSASWLNAVEGWFAQLERRALYRDAFSSVADLRAAIRRFIEAHNEHSAKPFRWSKTAESIISSVHRAKLAVIRNELLD; this is encoded by the coding sequence ATGGCCCGGCCAGCAGCCCCATTCTTCTTGAGTCCCAGTGATGCCGACATGCTGCAAGGCTGGTTACGCATGGGATCGCTGCCTCAGAGCATCGGCCAGCGGGCCAGAATTCTGTTGCTGCTGGCCAACGGTCTCACGCCCAAGGAGATCAGCGAGCAGCTGCAAGTCTCTGCGCCAGTGGTCTTCAAATGGCGTAAACGCTACCAGGAGACCGGTCTGGAGGGGCTGAGTGACCTGCGGCGCAGTGGAGCGCCTCGCAAGCTCAACGAAGCGAAGATCAAGGAAATCCTGACGCTGACGACCCAGCGAGTCCCGCGCGAAGCTACCCACTGGAGCCTACGGTTGATGGCCAAGTACGCTGGGGTCAGCATCTGGCAGGTCGCACAGGTGTGGGCTGCTGCCGACCTCAAGCCGCACCGGTTGAAAACCTTCAAGATCAGTAACGACCCGCACTTTGCAGACAAAGTGGTCGATGTCGTCGGGCTCTATTTGAATCCGCCCGACAACGCCCTGGTGCTATCTGTTGACGAAAAAACACAGATCCAGGCGCTGGACCGCACACAGCCCATGCTGCCGCTCAAGCCCGGGCAGATTGAGCGGCGGACGCATGACTATAAGCGCCACGGTACGGCCAGTCTGTACGCAGCCTTTGACATCCTGACGGGTAAGGTCATCGGCCGTATCACCCAGCGGCACAGGGCCAAGGAGTTTTTGGAGTTCCTTCGACAGATCGACCGCAGCACCCCCGCCGAGCTGGACCTGCATGTAATTCTGGACAACAGCTCGACTCACAAGACCGCTGCCGTCAGGGAATGGCTGGAGAAGCATCCCCGTTTCAAGCTGCACTTCACACCGACCAGCGCCTCGTGGCTGAACGCCGTGGAGGGCTGGTTTGCGCAACTGGAAAGACGGGCGCTTTATCGTGATGCCTTCAGCAGCGTGGCTGACCTGAGAGCGGCGATACGTCGCTTCATTGAGGCTCATAACGAACATTCGGCTAAGCCGTTCCGCTGGAGCAAAACGGCTGAGTCGATTATCAGCTCCGTGCATCGAGCAAAGCTGGCTGTAATTCGGAATGAGTTATTGGATTAA
- a CDS encoding acyl-CoA thioesterase has translation MNQPQHLRSDYRHFQPITTRWHDNDVYGHVNNVTYYSFFDSAVNTYLIEVGGLDIHNGEVVGFVVSSSCDYFTSIAFPERIEIGLRVGKLGNSSVQYELAVFKADEGEACAAGRFVHVFVDRSSNRPVSIPEHLRAALTVLLMEPAV, from the coding sequence ATGAACCAACCCCAGCATCTGCGCAGCGATTACCGGCACTTCCAGCCGATCACCACGCGCTGGCATGACAACGACGTCTACGGCCACGTCAACAACGTCACCTACTACAGCTTCTTCGACAGCGCGGTGAACACCTACCTGATCGAAGTCGGCGGCCTGGATATTCATAACGGCGAGGTGGTGGGTTTTGTCGTTAGCTCAAGCTGCGATTACTTCACCTCGATTGCCTTCCCCGAGCGTATCGAGATCGGCCTGCGGGTCGGAAAGCTGGGCAACAGTTCGGTGCAGTACGAACTGGCGGTGTTCAAGGCGGATGAAGGCGAGGCCTGTGCGGCCGGGCGTTTTGTGCACGTCTTCGTAGACCGCAGCAGCAACCGTCCGGTGAGCATCCCCGAGCATCTGCGGGCTGCGTTGACCGTGCTGTTGATGGAGCCGGCGGTGTAG
- a CDS encoding DUF7482 domain-containing protein, whose protein sequence is MRALLGVFLLAALLSGCSRSHVTHMSLPVLPGWYNGEQVYYLTTDISDAQMATVMQANYVPRLANALPDMPGPHPLATYDRVYKFVDDSQASVFPSIPLPLGGDNHDTAYSPLWHVYEVRWLSGTPGSPLRSADAVLQAQEQGLVSVRASGIIVNCPVVAVGEQRLQ, encoded by the coding sequence ATGCGTGCTTTGCTGGGTGTGTTTTTGTTAGCCGCGTTGTTGAGCGGTTGCAGCCGGTCGCACGTTACTCATATGAGCCTGCCGGTGTTGCCGGGTTGGTACAACGGTGAGCAGGTGTACTACCTGACCACCGATATTTCGGATGCGCAGATGGCGACAGTGATGCAGGCCAACTACGTGCCGCGACTGGCCAACGCGTTGCCCGACATGCCCGGTCCGCATCCGTTGGCTACTTATGATCGGGTCTACAAATTTGTTGATGACAGCCAGGCCAGCGTGTTCCCGTCTATCCCGCTGCCGTTAGGTGGGGATAACCATGACACGGCTTACAGCCCGTTGTGGCATGTCTATGAGGTGCGCTGGTTGAGTGGTACGCCAGGCAGCCCGCTGCGCTCGGCTGATGCCGTTTTGCAAGCGCAGGAGCAAGGCTTGGTCAGTGTGAGAGCCAGTGGGATTATCGTTAATTGCCCGGTGGTAGCGGTTGGCGAGCAGCGCCTTCAGTAG
- a CDS encoding putative bifunctional diguanylate cyclase/phosphodiesterase has protein sequence MTLRGKILGFFLLLLLAVMMLLLALVYRSTYQHTLSQVAGQLNFAHAVLSNELQSRRQAQSAMADLIAKDFTLLGEIADLIASPQQEAQSLSAALESFASRSQASFALVSAPEGLILAGTSGELLPGAQLPWNDLLDADDAQSKERLVVFGERVLHINATPIFAPRPNLMGWLLMAFELDDQATAQLARLSGADVALLDGSPGQYRVLASNLQALPRAELAGQLLTNAEGVFRFELQGLEQVALRAPLVNTSSELQVLLMRSLAAELADYQPLQWQLAAIFAIALLLAGLGALWIANTVSRPLSQMVDNVRRIASGDYQVAMQVPATQASGEVGLLAREFVAMQQGIAERETTISFLAYRDPLTELANRNRFVAELQQALTQCPPGAGVAVLLMDLDNFKDLNDTLGHDAGDQLLCQLAARLQTLLRPGEQLARLGGDEFALLISPCQPGWLIPAAEHYRAALHEPFAVRGISMTLNATIGIALYPDHGESAGSLLQHAEVAMYLGKQQRSPYALYRPELDRHSLLRLALMSELKGAVEGGQLSLYFQPKLNIRARSLYGVECLVRWIHPVHGFIPPDEFIPLAEQTGNVCALTRWVVRTAVAQSRAWQEQGLELKTAINISALDLADPGFAGFIAAQLAEHGVPPSALIVEITESAVMADPELAMGQLQELCELGVKLSIDDYGTGYSSMAQLKRLPVHELKIDKSFVLDLLSNPDDDIIVRSTIELGHNMGLKIVAEGVETEAILERLDQLGCDIAQGYLLSKPLPPAAFSSWLENCQWHLPATTTEGAARQPLPPGN, from the coding sequence ATGACCCTGCGCGGCAAGATTCTCGGCTTCTTTCTACTGCTGTTGCTGGCGGTGATGATGCTGCTACTGGCACTGGTTTACCGCTCCACCTATCAGCACACCCTGAGCCAGGTGGCCGGGCAACTGAACTTCGCCCATGCGGTGCTAAGTAACGAACTGCAGAGCCGGCGTCAGGCGCAAAGCGCCATGGCTGATCTGATCGCCAAGGACTTCACCCTGCTCGGAGAAATCGCCGACCTGATCGCCAGTCCCCAGCAGGAAGCGCAATCGCTGTCCGCCGCACTGGAATCGTTCGCGTCACGCAGCCAGGCCAGCTTTGCCCTGGTCAGTGCGCCCGAGGGGCTGATTCTGGCGGGCACCAGTGGCGAACTGTTGCCAGGCGCGCAATTGCCCTGGAATGACCTGCTCGACGCAGACGATGCACAGAGCAAAGAGCGCCTGGTGGTATTTGGCGAGCGGGTACTGCATATCAACGCCACACCAATCTTCGCCCCACGCCCCAACCTGATGGGCTGGCTGCTAATGGCTTTTGAACTGGATGATCAAGCCACGGCACAGCTGGCACGCCTGAGCGGCGCCGATGTCGCGCTGCTCGACGGCAGCCCCGGACAATACCGGGTACTCGCCAGCAACCTGCAGGCGCTGCCAAGGGCTGAACTGGCCGGCCAATTACTGACGAATGCCGAAGGGGTATTTCGCTTTGAATTACAGGGTTTGGAACAGGTCGCCCTGCGTGCACCGCTGGTGAACACCAGTAGCGAACTACAGGTACTCCTGATGCGCTCGCTGGCCGCCGAGCTGGCCGATTACCAGCCACTGCAATGGCAGCTGGCAGCCATCTTCGCCATCGCCCTGCTGCTGGCCGGTCTCGGCGCCCTGTGGATTGCCAATACCGTCAGTCGGCCACTGAGTCAGATGGTCGACAACGTGCGACGCATCGCCAGTGGCGACTATCAGGTGGCTATGCAAGTGCCGGCGACTCAGGCCAGCGGCGAGGTCGGCCTGCTCGCCCGCGAGTTCGTCGCCATGCAACAAGGCATTGCCGAGCGCGAAACCACCATCAGCTTTCTCGCTTACCGCGACCCGCTGACCGAACTGGCCAACCGCAACCGTTTTGTCGCCGAGCTGCAACAGGCCCTGACGCAGTGCCCGCCAGGTGCAGGCGTCGCCGTGCTGCTGATGGATCTGGATAACTTCAAGGATCTTAACGACACCCTCGGCCACGACGCCGGCGACCAGCTGCTTTGCCAGCTCGCTGCCCGCCTGCAGACGCTGCTGCGTCCAGGCGAGCAACTGGCACGCCTCGGCGGTGACGAGTTTGCCCTGCTGATCAGCCCCTGCCAGCCCGGCTGGCTGATCCCCGCCGCCGAGCATTACCGCGCCGCCCTTCATGAGCCATTCGCCGTACGCGGCATCAGCATGACCCTCAACGCCACGATTGGCATCGCCCTGTATCCGGATCACGGCGAAAGTGCTGGCAGCCTGCTGCAACACGCCGAGGTGGCGATGTACCTGGGCAAGCAGCAGCGCTCGCCCTACGCCCTCTACCGCCCGGAGCTGGATCGTCACAGCCTGCTGCGCCTGGCGCTGATGAGCGAGCTGAAAGGCGCGGTGGAAGGCGGCCAGCTCAGCCTGTACTTCCAACCGAAACTGAATATCCGCGCGCGCAGCCTGTATGGCGTGGAGTGCCTGGTGCGCTGGATTCACCCGGTGCATGGGTTTATTCCTCCGGACGAATTTATCCCCTTAGCCGAACAGACCGGCAACGTCTGCGCCCTGACCCGCTGGGTGGTGCGCACCGCTGTGGCGCAGAGTCGCGCCTGGCAGGAACAGGGGCTGGAGCTGAAGACCGCGATCAATATCTCTGCACTGGACCTAGCCGATCCCGGTTTTGCCGGCTTTATCGCCGCACAACTGGCCGAGCATGGCGTGCCGCCATCCGCCCTGATTGTGGAAATCACCGAAAGCGCGGTGATGGCCGACCCGGAGCTGGCCATGGGGCAGTTGCAGGAGTTGTGCGAATTGGGCGTGAAACTGTCGATCGACGACTACGGCACGGGTTACTCAAGCATGGCCCAACTCAAGCGCCTACCGGTGCATGAGCTAAAGATCGACAAGTCCTTCGTGCTTGATCTGCTGAGCAATCCCGATGACGACATCATCGTCCGCTCGACCATCGAGCTGGGCCACAACATGGGCCTGAAGATCGTCGCCGAAGGGGTGGAAACCGAGGCTATTCTCGAACGCCTGGATCAGCTCGGTTGCGATATCGCCCAAGGCTACTTGCTCAGCAAACCCTTGCCACCCGCCGCGTTTTCCAGCTGGCTGGAGAACTGCCAGTGGCACTTGCCCGCTACAACTACTGAAGGCGCTGCTCGCCAACCGCTACCACCGGGCAATTAA
- a CDS encoding LysR family transcriptional regulator, whose translation MNISTFDLNLLRVFDALMREQNVSRAAERLSLSQPAVSNALNRLRELLNDPLLVRVGRSMQPTPRAQALETPIRAALQQLEQSLSAGDVFDPASSRQHFSIAVTDYVELICMPRLLEQLSQQAPGMRIDIRHLSPSLPAEALDKGELDLVLGRFEDIPARFARQHWMSETLQLALRREHPLASGPMDLATFLQLRHLWVHGGQTRGMVDQWLGEQGLCREILYTTPNYLQAAHIVASSELAAVLPTQLARHFARLLPLQLFELPFALGPFHLEIVSLAQRQRDPALHWLIEQIQQINQH comes from the coding sequence ATGAATATCTCAACCTTCGACCTCAACCTGCTGCGCGTGTTCGATGCACTGATGCGCGAACAGAATGTCTCCCGCGCCGCCGAACGTTTGTCGCTCAGTCAACCGGCGGTGAGCAATGCCCTGAATCGCCTGCGCGAACTGCTCAATGACCCGCTGCTGGTGCGGGTGGGCCGCAGCATGCAGCCCACGCCGCGCGCCCAGGCGCTGGAAACGCCGATCCGCGCAGCCCTGCAGCAACTGGAACAGAGCCTCAGTGCCGGCGACGTGTTTGACCCGGCCAGCAGCCGCCAGCACTTCAGCATCGCCGTCACCGATTATGTCGAGCTGATCTGCATGCCGCGTCTGCTTGAACAACTCAGCCAGCAGGCGCCCGGCATGCGTATCGACATCCGCCACCTGAGCCCCAGCCTGCCGGCCGAGGCTCTGGACAAGGGCGAGCTGGATCTGGTGCTGGGGCGCTTCGAGGACATCCCCGCGCGCTTTGCCCGCCAGCACTGGATGAGCGAAACCCTGCAACTGGCCCTACGTCGCGAGCATCCCCTAGCCAGTGGCCCCATGGATCTAGCAACCTTTCTGCAGCTGCGTCATCTGTGGGTACACGGTGGCCAGACGCGCGGCATGGTCGACCAATGGCTGGGCGAACAGGGCCTGTGCCGGGAGATTCTCTACACCACGCCCAACTACCTGCAGGCCGCGCATATCGTTGCCAGCAGCGAGCTGGCTGCCGTGCTGCCGACCCAACTGGCGCGCCACTTCGCCCGCCTGCTGCCACTGCAACTGTTTGAGCTGCCGTTCGCCCTCGGTCCGTTTCACCTGGAAATCGTCAGCCTGGCCCAGCGCCAGCGCGACCCGGCGCTGCATTGGCTAATTGAACAGATCCAGCAGATCAATCAGCACTGA